From Vreelandella neptunia, the proteins below share one genomic window:
- a CDS encoding GlxA family transcriptional regulator, producing the protein MTRHIALFAYPDCQLLDVSGPWQVFASANALSPQPLYQLTLVADAVGPVATNGGLAVHATHSYHQLTHLLPLDTLLVAGGSGVLQQREIAAVKQVLCEVAPEVRRLGSICSGAFLLAAAGLLDGCRVTTHWRHAPQLADEYPALSVEPDALYIESNGRYTSAGVTAGIDLALSLLEADHGADLAGRVARELVVFLQRPGGQSQFSEILRHQQEAGPLRRLLDQLHADPSVDHGLESMADLMAVSPRHLTRLFRRYLNTTPGAYLTQLRLEQARLALLNGRENVSLERLAQRWRLGGAEQLRRQFQRYYGVSPSVYRQRFASSQTDDSIQEKVSCL; encoded by the coding sequence GTGACTCGCCATATTGCTCTATTTGCCTACCCCGACTGCCAACTGCTGGACGTCAGCGGCCCCTGGCAGGTGTTTGCCAGCGCCAATGCGCTAAGCCCCCAGCCGCTCTACCAGTTGACCTTGGTCGCCGACGCCGTCGGCCCGGTTGCCACCAACGGCGGCTTAGCTGTGCACGCTACGCACTCCTACCACCAACTTACGCATTTACTGCCTCTGGATACACTGTTGGTGGCGGGCGGCAGTGGCGTGTTGCAGCAGCGTGAAATAGCCGCAGTGAAGCAGGTGCTTTGTGAGGTCGCCCCGGAGGTGAGGCGGCTAGGTTCGATCTGCTCCGGGGCATTTTTGTTAGCCGCTGCAGGGTTGCTGGATGGCTGCCGCGTCACCACCCACTGGCGCCATGCACCTCAATTGGCAGATGAATACCCCGCACTAAGCGTCGAGCCGGATGCGCTCTATATCGAAAGCAACGGCCGCTACACCAGCGCCGGTGTAACGGCGGGGATTGATTTGGCGCTTTCGCTGCTAGAGGCAGATCACGGTGCTGATCTAGCCGGGCGAGTGGCCCGTGAGCTAGTGGTGTTTTTGCAGCGCCCAGGTGGGCAGTCGCAGTTCAGCGAGATACTGCGACACCAACAAGAGGCGGGGCCACTGCGCCGCTTGCTGGATCAACTCCACGCCGATCCCAGCGTAGATCACGGGCTTGAGAGCATGGCCGACCTGATGGCGGTCTCCCCGCGCCATTTAACCCGGCTATTTAGGCGCTACTTAAATACCACCCCCGGCGCTTACCTGACCCAGCTACGCCTTGAACAAGCGCGCTTGGCGCTGCTCAACGGGCGCGAAAACGTATCCCTTGAGCGCCTGGCACAGCGCTGGCGGCTGGGCGGCGCGGAGCAGCTGCGCCGCCAGTTTCAGCGTTACTACGGCGTATCACCCTCGGTATATCGACAGCGCTTTGCGTCTTCCCAAACAGATGATTCTATTCAGGAGAAAGTTTCATGCCTTTAA
- a CDS encoding GntR family transcriptional regulator — protein MTGTKRSNAQKLRDSLEDDIINGRRLPGERLDPEALGREFQVSRTPVREAFQQLVASGLVTVSPKKGTFVAKVGIDQLIEMFEVMAELEGMCGRLAARRITELELAALREAHQRCEAAALAGDSDEYYYENEGFHDCIYTASHNAFLASEARQLKQRLKPYRRLQLQVRQRVNTSLSEHQTIVEAIERGDSVVAQQALSDHVLIQGERFSDFVSSVRRMESPLERTG, from the coding sequence ATGACGGGCACCAAGCGATCCAACGCTCAGAAATTAAGAGATTCTCTTGAGGATGACATCATCAATGGCCGCCGTTTACCGGGAGAGCGCCTTGATCCAGAGGCCTTGGGGCGCGAGTTTCAGGTTTCGCGAACGCCAGTGCGCGAAGCCTTTCAACAGTTGGTCGCCAGCGGCTTGGTCACCGTTTCCCCTAAGAAGGGCACCTTCGTGGCGAAAGTGGGGATTGATCAACTGATTGAGATGTTTGAGGTGATGGCGGAGTTGGAGGGCATGTGCGGCCGCTTGGCGGCACGCCGGATTACTGAGCTGGAGTTGGCCGCGTTACGCGAAGCACATCAGCGCTGTGAAGCAGCGGCCCTGGCCGGTGACAGCGACGAGTATTACTACGAAAACGAAGGCTTTCACGACTGTATCTACACCGCTAGCCACAACGCCTTTTTGGCCAGCGAAGCGCGTCAGCTAAAGCAGCGCCTAAAGCCCTACCGGCGCCTACAACTGCAGGTGCGCCAGCGGGTCAATACTTCCCTCAGCGAGCACCAAACCATCGTCGAGGCTATTGAGCGGGGTGACTCTGTGGTCGCTCAGCAAGCACTGAGCGACCATGTATTAATTCAGGGCGAGCGATTTAGCGATTTTGTTTCCAGTGTACGCAGGATGGAGTCACCGTTAGAGAGAACGGGCTGA